A genomic window from Leptospira fletcheri includes:
- a CDS encoding STAS domain protein encodes MKELIVNLEGKLDLQLGAAFREKIGQVLSSEPYKILLDASGIGDWELGALDLIREAATSHSESKFAVCNLVQGLGEEWKLSGLAKEIPTFSSREDAKSFLNRESDAKETASPGFVACPICFQTLRVQGKGNYRCPACSHTFYLTADYRTASFEKLF; translated from the coding sequence GTGAAAGAATTAATCGTCAACCTGGAAGGGAAACTTGACTTGCAGCTGGGGGCGGCATTTCGGGAAAAGATAGGGCAGGTATTATCCTCGGAACCCTATAAGATTCTTTTGGATGCATCGGGCATCGGAGATTGGGAACTGGGGGCACTCGACCTGATCCGAGAGGCTGCGACCAGTCATTCGGAATCAAAATTTGCCGTATGCAATCTAGTACAAGGTTTAGGCGAAGAATGGAAACTCTCCGGTTTGGCAAAAGAAATTCCGACGTTCTCCTCCAGAGAAGACGCCAAGTCCTTTTTAAACCGGGAATCGGATGCAAAGGAAACGGCATCTCCCGGATTCGTAGCATGTCCGATCTGCTTCCAGACTTTGAGAGTGCAAGGAAAAGGGAATTATCGCTGCCCGGCTTGTTCCCATACTTTTTATCTGACCGCGGATTACAGAACGGCTAGTTTCGAAAAACTGTTTTAA